One part of the Microbulbifer sp. THAF38 genome encodes these proteins:
- a CDS encoding rod shape-determining protein, translated as MFKRLRGMFSSDLSIDLGTANTLIYVRDRGVVLDEPSVVAIRHYNGQKIVEAVGVEAKRMLGRTPGNITAIRPLKDGVIADFQVTEKMLQHFIKKVHENSWMRPSPRVLVCVPCQSTEVERRAIRESALGAGAREVSLIEEPMAAAIGAGLNVEEASGSMVVDIGGGTTEIAIISLNGVVYSDSVRIGGDRFDEAIVNYVRRNYGSVIGDATAERIKEEIGCAYAGSEVREIDVRGRNLAEGVPRSFTLNSDEILEALQEPLTGIVQAVKSALEQSPPELASDIAERGMVLTGGALLRDLDRLLMEESGLPVIVADDPLTCVARGGGKALDMLDRSRLYLMSN; from the coding sequence ATGTTTAAACGTTTGCGGGGCATGTTCTCCAGTGACCTCTCCATCGACCTGGGAACCGCCAATACGCTGATTTACGTTCGCGATCGCGGCGTAGTTCTCGACGAGCCCTCCGTCGTCGCAATCCGTCACTACAATGGCCAGAAAATCGTTGAGGCAGTTGGAGTGGAAGCCAAACGCATGCTCGGCCGTACCCCTGGCAATATCACCGCGATTCGCCCTCTAAAGGACGGTGTGATTGCCGATTTCCAGGTTACTGAGAAGATGTTGCAGCACTTTATCAAGAAAGTGCATGAGAACAGCTGGATGCGCCCGAGCCCCCGCGTGCTGGTCTGCGTTCCCTGTCAGTCCACCGAGGTGGAGCGCCGTGCGATTCGCGAATCTGCCCTGGGTGCAGGCGCCCGCGAAGTATCCCTGATCGAAGAGCCGATGGCGGCGGCGATCGGTGCGGGCCTGAATGTCGAGGAAGCGAGCGGCTCCATGGTGGTGGATATCGGTGGGGGCACTACCGAGATCGCCATTATCTCCCTGAATGGTGTGGTTTATTCCGATTCGGTGCGTATCGGCGGTGACCGTTTTGATGAAGCTATCGTCAACTACGTGCGTCGCAACTACGGCAGTGTGATTGGTGATGCAACTGCTGAACGTATTAAAGAAGAAATTGGTTGCGCCTACGCGGGCAGTGAAGTTCGCGAGATCGATGTGCGCGGCCGCAATCTGGCAGAAGGGGTGCCCCGTAGTTTTACCCTGAATTCCGATGAAATTCTTGAGGCCCTTCAGGAGCCGCTGACTGGAATTGTTCAAGCGGTGAAAAGTGCCCTGGAGCAATCTCCTCCCGAGCTGGCTTCGGATATCGCTGAACGCGGCATGGTGTTGACCGGCGGCGCCCTGTTGCGGGACCTGGATCGCTTGCTGATGGAGGAATCTGGCCTTCCGGTGATCGTTGCCGATGACCCCCTCACCTGTGTTGCCCGCGGTGGCGGCAAGGCCCTGGATATGCTGGATCGCAGCCGTTTGTATCTGATGTCCAACTGA
- the gatC gene encoding Asp-tRNA(Asn)/Glu-tRNA(Gln) amidotransferase subunit GatC — MAVDTQTVEKLAELARIAISEETIEEVSGRLGDILQLVDQLQAVNTDGVAPMAHPLDEVQTLRTDAITETDQRQSFLNLAPQSEEGLYLVPKVID; from the coding sequence ATGGCTGTGGATACGCAAACCGTAGAGAAGCTGGCGGAACTCGCCCGCATCGCCATATCCGAAGAAACTATCGAAGAAGTCAGCGGCCGCCTTGGGGATATCCTGCAGCTAGTGGACCAGTTGCAGGCCGTCAACACTGACGGCGTCGCCCCCATGGCGCACCCGCTTGATGAAGTGCAGACCCTGCGCACCGACGCGATAACAGAAACTGACCAGCGCCAGAGTTTCCTGAACTTGGCCCCGCAGTCTGAAGAAGGACTTTATCTAGTCCCCAAAGTCATCGACTGA